In Pantanalinema sp., the genomic window GTGGATGGCGAGCACCTCGTCCCACTGCTGGAAGAACGCCTCCACGCAGGCCGGATCGAAGTGACTCCCTGCCCCCTCCCGGATGACGGCGGCCGCGCGCTCGACCTCCCAGGCCCGCTTGTACGGGCGCTCCGAGGTGAGGGCGTCGAAGACGTCCGCCACCGCGACGATCCGCCCGAAGAGGGGGATGGCCTCGCCCGCGCGGCCGTGGGGGTAGCCGCTGCCGTCGAACTTCTCGTGGTGGCTGACGGCGATGAGGGCGGCGGCCTGCAGCAAGTGAGAGGAGCTGCCCCTGAGGATCTCGTAGCCGATGGCGGCGTGCTGCTTCATGATCTCGAACTCCTCGGGATCGAGCTTCCCCGGCTTGAGCAGGATGTGATCGGGAGTCCCCACCTTGCCGACGTCGTGCATGGGCGCCGCCCTCAGGATGAGCTCCTGGTCGGACTCCGAGAACCCGATGGCCTTGGCGATGAGCTGGGAGTAGCTGGCCATGCGCTGGATGTGGGAGCCGGTCTCGGGATCGCGGAACTCGGCGGCCCGCGAGAGCCTCAGGATGGTGTCATGCTCGCGCGCCAGGATCCCCGCCAGCGACATCCGCACCTCGCTCGCCAGGCCCTCCGCCCGGTCGGCGAGCATCCTCTGGTGGCGGCGCAGGGCGAGCATGTTCCGAACGCGGGGCACGAACTCGCTCTTGTCGACCGGCTTGGTGAGGAAGTCGTTGGCGCCGTACTCGAGGGCCTGGTAGCGTACCTCGGCCTCGTTCACCGAGGTCACCATCAGGACGGGGATCTCCGCGCAGCCCCGGCTCTCGCGAAAGCGGCGGACGAACTCCAGGCCGTCCATCTCGGGCATCATGTAGTCCACCAGCACCAGGTCGGGCTCCATGGCCCGGCACCAGCTCAGCGCCTCGGCGGCGGAGGTGAAGCAGAACGACTGCACCCCCTCCAGCTTCGAGAGCAGGGCGCTCAGGAACACGGTGTTCACCTTGCTGTCGTCGACGACCACGACGTTCATCCGTCAAACTCTCCTTGCTTCAAGGTCCCGACGAAGGCCCGCACGCGCGCGGCCTCCTGCGCAAGCTCGCCTTCGAGCGCGCGCAGACCGTTCCAATCCGAGGTCTCCTCCATCCGGCGGCAGATCGCGGCCAGCGCCGCGACCCCGAGGTTGGCCGCGGTCCCCTTCAGCTCGTGGACCACCGAGACGAGCGCCCTGGCGTCCTCGCGCGCGAGCGCGTCGCCGATCCTCGCCTGGATCTCGGGCAGCGACTCGACGAAGAGGCCCAGCAAGAGCCCGGCCTCCTCGGGATCGACCACCGCGCGCAGGCGCGCCAGATCGACGCACGGAAGGGCCCGGGCATCCAGGTCGGCCGGGGGCGCCGCGGCCCCCGGCGAATCATCGCCGAGCCAGCGCGCCAGGACGGCCGCGAGCTGCTCCTGGGTGAAGGGCTTGGACAGGTAATCATCCATCCCCGCCTCCAGGCACTTCTCCCGATCGCCGCGCATGGCGTTGGCCGTCATGGCGACGATGGGCACGCGGCGGCCCTGGGGCGCCTCGTGCAGGCGGATCAGGCGCGTCGCCTCGAAGCCGTCCATGAGCGGCATCTGGCAGTCCATCAGGATCAGGTCGTAGGCGTCGCCCGAAAAGGCCTCCAGGGCCGCCGTGCCGCTCGCGGCGACGTGCGGCTCGACGCCCAGCCTCCTGAGCTGCGCCTGGGCCACCCGCTGGTTGATGGGGTTGTCCTCCACCAGCAGGAGGCGCCTTGGCGCGAAGTGAGCCCGCCCGGCCCGGAGCGGCGCGGGATCCTCGGCCTGCGCCTGCCGGCCGGACGAGGCGAGCTCGACCAGGCAATCGAAGAGCTGGGACTGGCGCAGCGGCTTGGTCAGGTGGGCGGCATAACCCGCGGCCGAGGTCTGATCGCTGACGAGCCGTCGATCCAGGTCGGCCAGGAGGACCAGCCGGGTCGCGCCCAGCGCCGGGTCGCTCGCCACCTGGCGCCCCAGACACAGGGCGACGTCCTCGGCCTGGCTGGAGTCCACGATCACCACCCCGAAGGGGTCGCCCTCGGAAGCCGCCTGCCGGATGACCTCCAGGGCGTCGTGGAGGCCGGCCTGGGCCCCGTTGCGCATCCCCCACGACGAGATGTAGCGGTGGGCGATCTCCTGACCGGCCGCGTCCCCCCCGACCAGCAGCACGCGCACCCGGTGCAGCGGCGAGGGGTCCGAGGTCCCCTCCGCGAGGCGGCCATGCTGGAAGGGCAGGGTGAACCAGAAGGTGGACCCTGCCCCCTCCCGGCTCTCGACGCCCATCTCGCCACCCATCAGCTCCACCAGGTGCTTGGAGATGGAAAGGCCGAGACCGGTGCCGCCGTAGCGGCGGGTCGTCGAGCCGTCGGCCTGCACGAAGGGCTGGAACAGGCGCCGGCGAGCCGCCTCCGAGAGGCCGATCCCCGTGTCGCGGACCTCGAAGCGCAGGGTGGAGGTCTCTTCGCTCGCCTCCTGCAGGCCCACCCGCAGGGTGACCTCGCCTTTTTCGGTGAACTTGAGGGCGTTGCCCGCCAGGTTGAGCAGCACCTGCCGCAGGCGCCCCGGATCCCCCTGCAGGGGGGTGGGGATGGCGGGGGAGATGAAGCTCGTCAGGGCCAGGCCCTTGCCGAAGGCCCTCGTGGAGAGGAGGCCGACGACGCCCTCCACGACCGACGCCGGATCGAACGCGACCGAATCGACGCGCATCATCTCCGCCTCGATCTTCGAGAAGTCGAGGATGTCGTCGATGATGCTCAGGAGGGCGACGGCCGACTCCTTGAGGATGCCCAGAAAGTCGCGCTGCTCCGCGCTGAGGGCCGTGTCCATGAGCAGATCGGCCATCCCGAGGACGCCGTTCATCGGGGTCCGGATCTCGTGGCTGACGGTGGAGAGGAACTCGGACTTGAGGCGCGAGGCCGCGAGCGCCTCGTCCCGGGTCTTCTCCAGCTCCTGCTCGGCCTGCTTTCGCTCGGTGATATCGCGCTTGATGGCCACGAAGTGCGAGACCTTCCCGGTCTCGTCCTTCAGGGGGGTGATGGTCTGCTCCTCGGGGTAGAGGCTCCCGTCCTTGCGCCGGTTGATGAGCTCGCCTTCCCAGACGTCGCCGGAAAGGACGGTCCTCCACATCTCGGTGTAGAAGGAGCGCGCCTGCAGGCCGGATCGAAGGACGCCGACCTTTTCTCCGACGACCTCGTGCGCCTCGTAGCCGGTCCGGGCGGTGAAGGCGCGGTTGGCGTACTGGACGATGCCGGACGCATCGGTGATGAGGACCATGTTCGCCGCCGCGTCCAGGGCGGCCCGGTGCAGCTTGAGCTGCGCCTCGGCCTGCCGGCGCTCGCTCAGGTCCTGGAAGGAGACGATCATCCCCGACGCCTCGCCCCCCTGCCTCAGCCCCTGGACGACGACGGCGACCGGGACGAAGCGCCCGTCCTTGGCGACGAAGAGCTCTCTGCTCTCCACCCTGCCGCTGGACGTCAGCGCCAAGAAGAAGGGGCACTCCTCGGCGGGGAACGGGCGCCGGTCCGGGTGCAGGAAGTGGAAGGCCGCGTGGCCGACCTGGCCCCGCAGCTCGGCTTCCTTCCAGCCGAGAACCCGCTCGGCTACCGGGTTCATGAGCACGATGCGGCCCTGAGGATCCAGGACCAGCATGCCGTCGCTCGCGGTGTCGAGCACCGCGCGGATCAAGTCGGAGGAGCCTGGATCGACCATTTTAGCTCCGTCATCGCACGAGTCATCCGGCAACAACCGCAAAGCGAGGCGCAGCGCCCCGCACGTCCTTGCCCGAAAGGCCAAACGCCCACCAATGCTCCATCATGGCGCCCATCATAGTCGCAACCAAGGCATCAGGCCATCCGTAGGATTTGCGTAACAACATCAGAGCAGCAACGAAACCCGTCATTGTATCCAATGACGGAACGAAATCATGGGCGCGGCGAAATTCGGACGCAAGTCCCCCTTGAGATCAAGGTATAATTAGAACAAGA contains:
- a CDS encoding HD domain-containing phosphohydrolase — its product is MNVVVVDDSKVNTVFLSALLSKLEGVQSFCFTSAAEALSWCRAMEPDLVLVDYMMPEMDGLEFVRRFRESRGCAEIPVLMVTSVNEAEVRYQALEYGANDFLTKPVDKSEFVPRVRNMLALRRHQRMLADRAEGLASEVRMSLAGILAREHDTILRLSRAAEFRDPETGSHIQRMASYSQLIAKAIGFSESDQELILRAAPMHDVGKVGTPDHILLKPGKLDPEEFEIMKQHAAIGYEILRGSSSHLLQAAALIAVSHHEKFDGSGYPHGRAGEAIPLFGRIVAVADVFDALTSERPYKRAWEVERAAAVIREGAGSHFDPACVEAFFQQWDEVLAIHEAYPDVPRTSEKSASEVA
- a CDS encoding PAS domain S-box protein, which codes for MVDPGSSDLIRAVLDTASDGMLVLDPQGRIVLMNPVAERVLGWKEAELRGQVGHAAFHFLHPDRRPFPAEECPFFLALTSSGRVESRELFVAKDGRFVPVAVVVQGLRQGGEASGMIVSFQDLSERRQAEAQLKLHRAALDAAANMVLITDASGIVQYANRAFTARTGYEAHEVVGEKVGVLRSGLQARSFYTEMWRTVLSGDVWEGELINRRKDGSLYPEEQTITPLKDETGKVSHFVAIKRDITERKQAEQELEKTRDEALAASRLKSEFLSTVSHEIRTPMNGVLGMADLLMDTALSAEQRDFLGILKESAVALLSIIDDILDFSKIEAEMMRVDSVAFDPASVVEGVVGLLSTRAFGKGLALTSFISPAIPTPLQGDPGRLRQVLLNLAGNALKFTEKGEVTLRVGLQEASEETSTLRFEVRDTGIGLSEAARRRLFQPFVQADGSTTRRYGGTGLGLSISKHLVELMGGEMGVESREGAGSTFWFTLPFQHGRLAEGTSDPSPLHRVRVLLVGGDAAGQEIAHRYISSWGMRNGAQAGLHDALEVIRQAASEGDPFGVVIVDSSQAEDVALCLGRQVASDPALGATRLVLLADLDRRLVSDQTSAAGYAAHLTKPLRQSQLFDCLVELASSGRQAQAEDPAPLRAGRAHFAPRRLLLVEDNPINQRVAQAQLRRLGVEPHVAASGTAALEAFSGDAYDLILMDCQMPLMDGFEATRLIRLHEAPQGRRVPIVAMTANAMRGDREKCLEAGMDDYLSKPFTQEQLAAVLARWLGDDSPGAAAPPADLDARALPCVDLARLRAVVDPEEAGLLLGLFVESLPEIQARIGDALAREDARALVSVVHELKGTAANLGVAALAAICRRMEETSDWNGLRALEGELAQEAARVRAFVGTLKQGEFDG